In the Corynebacterium anserum genome, AATAGCTTGACCGTATGCATGGTCTCGTCCACACTCAGAGTGGTCTGAGATAGCCAAATCAACTTGGTGTTTTCCGGAAAATCCAGTGCGTCTACATCTTCCTTACCATCCACGAGGTGGACAACATCCGGCGCTTCACCGGCCGTTCCCTCTACCTCTTCATGGCCATGGTGACCGATAAGGATGATCTGATAGCCCTGCCGCGCGAAACGCTTCACCTCTTGGTGGACTTTGGTGACAAGCGGACAGGTGGCGTCGAAAGTTTTCAACTCCAACTGGCGAGCTTCCTGATGCACCAAAGGGGACACACCGTGGGCAGAGAAGACAACGTTGGAACCCTTCGGTACCTCAGTGGTCTCATCGACAAAGATCACACCTTGATCTTCGAAGGTTTTCACCACATGCTTGTTATGCACGATCTCTTTGCGCACATAAAGCGGGGCACCGAACTTCTCTAGCGCTTTTTCTACGGTCTCTACAGCCCGATCGACACCGGCGCAGTAGCCGCGAGGAGCTGCAAGCAAGACACGCTTGGCGGATTGCTCCGAAGAGGGTTCCTGACTTGCGGTTTTAATGTTCTCAGCAGAGTGTGTTGAGGTCATGAATGCCATGGTAGTACACACCGTGAGCTCCAAGCAGCCACCCTTTGTCTCGTGGCTTAATACAATGAACAACCGTGACAAATAATCAGCACACGAATGCTACATCTGATGGCGCACAAACCACTGATGGTGCACACGCCACTGCGGCACCTCGCGCAGCAGAGCCCAGCCCCGATGCACCATGGCCGGTCTCTCAGCTCAATGCGAAGGTGAAGCAATGGATCGAGCGCCTCGGCCATATCTGGGTTGAGGGACAGGTCACTCAGGTCAATATGAAGCCCAGTTGGAAGCTGTCCTATGTAACCCTGCGTGATGTAGAGCAAGAAGCCTCCGTTCAGGTCACCCTCAGCACCTCCACTCTGCGTAGTCTCACTACTCCCCTCAACAATGGGGATCGGGTGGTGATGTATGGAAAGCCTGCCTTCTATGCAGGTCGTGGGTCCTTTTCTTTGTGGGTAACAAGAGTTCGGCATGTGGGGATCGGCGAACTTCTTGCCCGTATTGAAGAGCTCAAGCGCGCCCTTGCTGCGGAGGGCTTATTTGATCCCCGTCTGAAACGCCCACTCCCCTTTCTTCCTCGACGCGTCGGCCTCATCACTGGACGCGGATCCGCCGCAGAACGCGACGTTCTTTCCGTAGCACAAGATCGGTGGCCTGCCGTCCAATTTGAGGTCATCAACACGGCGGTTCAAGGTCCAAATACGGTACCTGAAATACTAGCCGCGCTGGAAAAGCTCGAGTCCAACCCCGACGTCGATGTCGTCATTGTGGCACGCGGCGGCGGGTCTGTAGAAGACCTCCTGCCTTTCAGCGAAGAGGCGCTATCACGTGCTGTGTCGCGTATGACCACCCCGGTGGTTTCTGCGATTGGACACGAGCCAGACAATCCCGTCTTAGACCACGTGGCCGACGTACGCGCTGCCACTCCTACCGACGCCGCGAAACGGGTCGTTCCAGATGTCCTCGCGGAAAAACAGTACGTCATGGAATTGCGGCAACGCGCAGCAGGTGCACTGCGTAGCTGGGTTGCGGGAGAAAAACGTTCCCTCAGTGATCTTCGTTCCCGGCCGGTACTGGCCGACCCTCTCTTGCCAGTCACCCGCCAGCGAGAAATCATCGAAGAAGCGCTCCAACGAAAGGATCGCGCCTTAGGCATGACAGTACGTGAGAAGCGCAACCAAATCACGTCTCTGAAAGCACAAGTCAATGCACTGGGACCCTCGCAGACACTGGCACGCGGTTATTCAATTGTTCAAGTTGTACCCCGTGATGGCTCTGGTCCTGCGGTAGTCACGACGGTCAACGATGTTCAGCCTGGTTCACAACTGCGCATTCGCGTCGCCGATGGAGCCATTACGGCAGCTGCCATGGCGGTGCAAGCGGCACCTGGTGGCACGGAACAAGACACTACAAAAACAGAATGAAAGGCAAGAGATCAGCTATGACGGAACAACAACAACAACAATTCCGACCTGTCGAAGAACTGAATTACGAGCAAGCTCGTGATGAGTTGGTGGAGATTGTAAAAATCCTGGAGTTAGGGCAGATGAGCCTTGACGAATCGCTCAATTATTGGGAACGCGGCGAAGAGCTCGCCGCATATTGTGAAAAATACCTCGATGGCGCTTCTACTCGTATCGAAAAAGCTCTCGAACACCGAAAAGACGCGGAGGATGATACCGCCTAAACACCCATGGCAGATCTCACGGGCGCTTCATTCTAGGAATGAGCCTTTTCAACGGGCTGTGCCTCCACCGTGTGTTCGGCAGCGGTTCGCATCAGATCGTCCGTAGCCATGCCCTTGAGGATGAAGCGAACGTCACCATTATCAGCAACCCAGAGAGGTCGTACGTCGTCCCCCTCGAGAACGTGCCACTGCTTACCCCCAATGTTTTCGATGCGCACTTCGTCGCGATAGTCATCATCCGGATGCATTGCATCCTTGAGATCAGCAGGGGTTTGTGTCAAGGAGATGTATTTATCTCCATCAATAACCCAGCCCGTAAGCACCGAGGTTTGCTTAGCTACTTGGGTGCGTCGCTGCGAATTCGGAACCCACCCATCGGGCATCGTAACGATGCGAATTGGAAAATTTAAAGCCTGCGCATCCATGTGCAAAATGTTGTCCACATCAACCTCATGAACCGGTCCGGATTGATCCGGCCCGCCGGGTTTCACCGAGCATAAGCCGGTAAAACCGACGACGAGGAACATCGCCAGAAGCAAAACGCCCAACGACAGCACCATGTCCTTTGCGGACTGAAACACGCGAGGTTTTTCGATACGCACGCCCGCCATTATTCCATTAAGCACCCCCAACCCCCTAATAGGTGAATCGAAAACTGCCCGAAAGAGTTCTGGGGTGACACAATGGAGGGGAACGCCAAAAGTTTTTAAGAAAACACGAAAAGGTTGGTGCGCATGTCCGCCGAAGCAAACATCAACAGCTCTGTGTCCTCCTCTCCCGAGGCTCCAGACCGTAACCTCGCAATGGAGCTCGTTCGCGTTACGGAAGCCGCAGCGCTGGCCTCCGGTAAATGGGTTGGCCGTGGCCAGAAAGAGTCTGGTGATGGCGCCGCCGTGGATGCAATGCGGCAGCTGATCAACTCCGTCAACATGAACGGCGTCGTCGTCATTGGAGAAGGTGAAAAGGATGAAGCCCCGATGCTGTTCAACGGTGAACAAGTCGGCACGGGACATGGCCCCGCCGTGGACATCGCCGTCGATCCGGTAGATGGAACCACCCTCATGGCCGAAGGACGCCCTAACGCTATTTCCGTGATCGCCGCGGCAGAACGTGGCTCCATGTACGACCCATCTGCAGTGTTCTACATGGAGAAGCTCGCTGTTGGTCCCGACGCCGTTGGTGTCGTCGACATCGAAGCTCCTGTCGCCCACAACATCAAAGCCGTGGCTAAGGCTAAAGGGACGGTTCCTGGCGATATCACTGTCGTCGTTTTGGATCGGCCACGCCACCTTGATCTCATCAAGGACATCCGTGAGGCCGGAGCAAAGGTTCGCCTGATTGGTGACGGCGATGTCGCAGGCGCTGTGGCTGCAGCTCAGGATTACCGAACCAACTCCGTAGACATCATGATGGGCATCGGCGGTACCCCTGAAGGCATTATCACCGCTTGTGCAATGAAGTGCATGGGTGGGGAGATACAGGGCAAACTGTGGCCAAAAGACGAAGCCGAACGCCAAAAGGCTCTGGACGCCGGCCATGACCTCGACCAGGTGCTCACCACCAATGACTTAGTTAGTTCCGACCACTGCTACTTCGTAGCAACTGGTGTGACAAACGGTGATATGGTGCGTGGCGTTTCCTACCGCAAGAATTCCGCCGTTACCCGCACCCTGGCTATGCGTTCCAAGTCCGGGACAGTCCGTTACATCGAGTCCGTACACCAGCTACAGAAGCTGCAGGAGTATTCCGTCTTGGATTACACCCGGCGGTAAACATCCGGTGCGATAATCCCTGTCACCCTAGGCAGCTACCCCGCATAGAGGAAAGAACCGCGGTTCTCCCTTAAAGTTTTTCGGGAGAGGAAACTAATCCCCCCATTTGGCCCGTCATGGCAGGTTCACCCTCGCAGGTGAACCTCCATGGCGGGTATTCTCTATTAAGAGAATTCATCTACCAGTGAAGGTGGCTTTATACATGAGCGATCAAGAGTTCCGCATCGAACACGACACGATGGGCGAAGTTAAGGTTCCAGCTAAAGCGCTATGGCGTGCACAAACCCAGCGTGCAGTGGAGAACTTCCCAATTTCTGACCGTCCACTGGAGTCGGCTCAGATCCGCGCGATGGGCATGCTGAAGGCAGCGTGTGCTCAGGTGAATAAGGATCGTGGTCTGCTGACCAACGAGCAGGCGGATGCCATCATCTCCGCTGCAAAGGAAATCGCTGAGGGTAAGCACGACGCAGAATTCCCCATCGACGTATTCCAGACTGGTTCTGGTACCTCTTCCAACATGAACACCAACGAGGTCATCGCTTCCATCGCGAAGGCCAACGGTGTGGAAGTACACCCGAACGACCACGTCAATATGGGTCAGTCCTCGAACGACACCTTCCCAACCGCCACTCACGTTGCCGCCACGGTTGCTGCAGTCGATGATTTGATTCCTGGCCTGAAGGTTCTGCAGGAGTCCCTCGCTAAGAAGGCTTCCGAGTGGGAACACGTGGTGAAGTCCGGCCGTACCCACCTGATGGATGCTGTCCCCGTAACCCTGGGACAGGAATTCGGCGGCTACGCGCGCCAGATTGAAGCCGGTATTGAACGTATCGAAGCAACGCTACCTCGCCTAGGCGAACTGCCTATCGGTGGTACTGCGGTAGGCACCGGCTTGAATACACCTGCTGACTTCGGCGCCAATGTTACGGCAGAGCTGATTAAACTCACCGGCGTTGACGCCCTTAAGGAGGCAAAGAACCACTTTGAAGCTCAAGCAAACCGTGACGGCCTTGTAGAGTTCTCCGCAGCGATGCGCGGTGTAGCTATTTCCTTGAACAAGATTGCCAATGACATTCGCTGGATGGGTTCCGGCCCACTGACCGGTCTGGGTGAGATCCATCTCCCAGATCTACAACCAGGTTCATCCATCATGCCGGGTAAGGTCAACCCTGTTCTCTGTGAGACCGCTACGCAGGTAGCAGCTCAGGTGATCGGTAATGATGCTGCCGTCGCCTTCGGTGGCGCTAACGGACACTTTGAGCTGAACGTGTTTATTCCTGTTATGGCTCGTAACGTTCTTGAATCCGCCAAGTTGCTCGCCAACACCGCTCGCCAGTTCGCGACCCGTTTGGTTGATGGCATCGAGCCGAATGAAGAGCGTATGCGCACTCTGGCAGAGTCTTCTCCGTCCATTGTGACTCCTCTGAACTCAGCCATCGGCTATGAAAACGCAGCGAAGGTCGCCAAGACTGCTCTGAAGGAAGGCAAGACTATTCGCCAAACTGTCATCGACATGGGCTTCGTCGACGGCGAGAAGCTCACAGAAGAAGAGCTGGACAAGCGCCTCGACGTTTTGGCTATGGCAAACACCGACCGCGACTAGTCCTTCGCTGGATGTCCGGCTGAGTCTTGGCTGACTCCCACTCCAGTTCCTCCCCTCTGCCAGGCACTCCTGGCGGAGGGGAGTTTCCGTTAGAAATACAGTGTGTGCAATATTTCACACGGTTTTAGTATGCGCCGCGGACAGGCGTAAAATCCCTCACGTGAACGATCGTCCAACTCTCTCACACTATCCGGTAGAAGGTGCAGCGAAGCCTGACCTGGAAAAGATGGGGCTACGCGAGCGCAAGCGACGTGAAACGTACCTTCGGATTGAGGATGAAGCCACGCGTTTGTTTCTCGAGAAGAGTTATGACGAAGTCACACTAGAGGAGATCTGCGAAGCCGCAGTCGTTTCCCGTCGCACGTTCTTCAATTACTTCCAGTCCAAAGATCATGTTGCTGTAGGCACTGTGCCTCCCTCTCTGACGGACGAGGACTATGAGAAGATTGCGACTTTCACTGTTCCCGAAGGCATGTCCATGACCGGTGCCATCTTGAGCATCATGGCTCAGCGGCATATCGATCATGCTGAGGCCATGGGAATACAGTCAATAAACCCGGAACTTTCTGCGCTCATCTCGCAGCGTCGTATTGAAATTCTGCGTCGAAACCCAACGTTGGGTCTTTCTAAATTAAATAGCTTCGAAAAGATTCGTGCGAGGTTGGCTGATGCCCTTTTGCGCAATTTCGAAGCTCACCCAGAACATCGCTCTTTGCCAGATTCTCCTCCCCAAGAGGAGGCTCGTATTTCCGTCGTCGCCATCATCGTGAGCCTGTGGACTTCTTCCACGCTCGTCCCAGAGCGACCGGAAGCACACCTGACAAGAGATACGGTGCAATCTACGGTGGACAAACTTTACACAATTTATTCGTCGATGACCGACGACAAGCTTTTTCCTGCCGCCCCCACGGACCACTAAGAGCCAACCCTGCGTTGGCTTCGTCCCGGAGGACGACACCTTCACACCATTCGCTACAGAAAGGTTGCTAGTTGTCAGATTCCACTAGTGCTCAGGTGCCTACTACCGGCACCACTCCGGTATCTCATCCTGAGAAACCAAAAAACAACGTTCCTGTCGTTGTCACATGTCTCATGCTGGGCATGCTTCTTTCATCCTTAGGGCAGATGATTTTCTCTACCGCATTGCCGACAGTGGTCGGTGAATTGGGCGGTGCCTCCCATATGTCCTGGGTGATTACCGCGTTCATGCTGACGATGACCATTGGCATGCCGGTGTATGGGAAACTCGGAGATCAGGTTGGTCGCAAGCCGCTGTATCTCGGGGCAATTGTTCTGTTTTTGATCGGCTCCGTTGTGGGTGCCCTGTCTCAAAATATGGCGACGATGATCGCCGCACGCGCTATCCAAGGATTGGGTGGCGGTGGCCTGATGGTGTTATCCCAGGCCATCATGGCTGATGTGGTGACCGCTCGTGACCGCGGTAAGTACATGGGATTGATGGGCGGTATCTTCGGCTTATCATCCATCCTTGGCCCGTTACTGGGCGGATTCTTTACCGACGGCCCAGGTTGGCGCTGGGCTTTATGGTTTAACATCCCGCTCGGTTTGATTACTTTGGCTATCGCTACCTTCGCTCTTAAACTCCCTCGCCGCCATGGTCAGGCAACTTTGGATTTGTGGGGAACGGTGACGATGGCTATCGCCACCACCTGCTTGATACTTACCGTCACGTGGGGTGGCCGCGATTATGCTTGGGATAGCACAGTGATCCTCAGCTTGATCGCTACGACAATTGTTACAGGCGCAGTATTCGTCTTCATCGAGCTGCGTCACGCCAATCCTCTGATTCCGATGACATTGTTCACCAGACGGAACTTCTCCCTCACCACGGTTTCAGGCATCATCATGGGCGTGGCTATGTTCGGCACGCTGAGCTACCTGCCCACTTACATCCAGATGGTTCACAACTTGTCCCCTACTGAGGCGGGACTGATGATGATCCCAATGATGGTAGGAATGATTTTCACTTCCACTGTGGTGGGACAGGCCGTGAGCCGTTCAGGCAAGTACAAATGGTATCCGGTGATCGGGATGGTGATCATGAGCGTTGGCTTGTTCTTCATTGGCCAGCTACATGCACACGATACGCTGGTTCATCTTGGCGTGGTGGAGTTCGTGATTGGTATCGGGCTGGGTATGACCGCTCAGACCCTCGTGTTGATCGTTCAAAATACCTTCCCTCTGCGGATGGTCGGTACGGCAACAGCCTCCAACAATTTCTTCCGCCAGATCGGCGGTGCTCTTGGTGCCGCTATAGTCGGCTCCTTGTTCATGCACCGTGTCACGGATGAACTCCAGCAGAATTTGCCGGGTGCTATTAAGCAACTGGGTCCGGAAGGCGCGAAGTATGCGGAGATGTTCTCTCACGGAGGTACAGGCTCGTTGACCCCTGCCCTTGTTCAGCAGATTCCCGACGCCCTGCGTGAGGTCATCATCAATGGCTATAACGACGCGCTGGTTCCTATCCTCGGCTCTATCGCCCCGCTGGCAATCATCGCAGCGATTGTGCTCGCTTTTGTTCGGCACGAGCGTCTCAAGACCACCCTGGAACGGGATTAAAAACATGGTGACGGGGCGGATATGGTTGCCTGCTGCCCCATTGTTTTTCTCTTCACCGTTGCATGCCCATCACCGGTGAAGCTCGCGCCAACCTTCGCGTCGCGCCGACCTTCGCGTTCCCCATTAACGGTAATTTTCTTAACGGTGGCTTTCCACCGTCATCCACTTACCGCCTGCTTTGATGGGCTTTCTTGCTATTTAACGACGCCGCCCCTGACCCCTCGGATTTCTCCGAGTAAGGTCAGGGGCTGTTGCTATTGAAGCGAACGCGTACCATGAAGAGTCATCGCTAATTGCGCGTACGGCTTGATGCTTCCTCATTGACGCACACGCCCGGTGGTCTAGTCACAATTACACGGTTGGGTTCGATCTTCTTCTTCACGGTTCTGGTAGGCCTCCCACGCGGGACCACCTTCCAGGATGATTTCCATGAGCATATTATCGCGCCACGTACCTGCTTTAGGTCCGTATTCCATCATGGACATGCTGTGCAATACACCGACTGGCGTAAAACCGCGCGACTCGTGGAGTTTCATGGATCCTACATTGTCCGGGAAGATGTGTGAGTGCATCGCCCAGTAGCCCTGCTCTGCAGCTGATTTAAGAAGGTGATCCAGCAGGCGACCTGCCACACCTTTGCCGGTAGCATTTTCGGAGACATAGATGGAGTCCTCAATCACGCCTT is a window encoding:
- a CDS encoding MDR family MFS transporter, with translation MSDSTSAQVPTTGTTPVSHPEKPKNNVPVVVTCLMLGMLLSSLGQMIFSTALPTVVGELGGASHMSWVITAFMLTMTIGMPVYGKLGDQVGRKPLYLGAIVLFLIGSVVGALSQNMATMIAARAIQGLGGGGLMVLSQAIMADVVTARDRGKYMGLMGGIFGLSSILGPLLGGFFTDGPGWRWALWFNIPLGLITLAIATFALKLPRRHGQATLDLWGTVTMAIATTCLILTVTWGGRDYAWDSTVILSLIATTIVTGAVFVFIELRHANPLIPMTLFTRRNFSLTTVSGIIMGVAMFGTLSYLPTYIQMVHNLSPTEAGLMMIPMMVGMIFTSTVVGQAVSRSGKYKWYPVIGMVIMSVGLFFIGQLHAHDTLVHLGVVEFVIGIGLGMTAQTLVLIVQNTFPLRMVGTATASNNFFRQIGGALGAAIVGSLFMHRVTDELQQNLPGAIKQLGPEGAKYAEMFSHGGTGSLTPALVQQIPDALREVIINGYNDALVPILGSIAPLAIIAAIVLAFVRHERLKTTLERD
- the xseA gene encoding exodeoxyribonuclease VII large subunit, which translates into the protein MKQWIERLGHIWVEGQVTQVNMKPSWKLSYVTLRDVEQEASVQVTLSTSTLRSLTTPLNNGDRVVMYGKPAFYAGRGSFSLWVTRVRHVGIGELLARIEELKRALAAEGLFDPRLKRPLPFLPRRVGLITGRGSAAERDVLSVAQDRWPAVQFEVINTAVQGPNTVPEILAALEKLESNPDVDVVIVARGGGSVEDLLPFSEEALSRAVSRMTTPVVSAIGHEPDNPVLDHVADVRAATPTDAAKRVVPDVLAEKQYVMELRQRAAGALRSWVAGEKRSLSDLRSRPVLADPLLPVTRQREIIEEALQRKDRALGMTVREKRNQITSLKAQVNALGPSQTLARGYSIVQVVPRDGSGPAVVTTVNDVQPGSQLRIRVADGAITAAAMAVQAAPGGTEQDTTKTE
- a CDS encoding GNAT family N-acetyltransferase; the encoded protein is MTSAEKAVISIRPMTEADYPQVQAILQAGMDTGEATYERKAPEWEAFTSNRLMNLAYVAEESDTEHEPEILGWVTASPISHREVFKGVIEDSIYVSENATGKGVAGRLLDHLLKSAAEQGYWAMHSHIFPDNVGSMKLHESRGFTPVGVLHSMSMMEYGPKAGTWRDNMLMEIILEGGPAWEAYQNREEEDRTQPCNCD
- a CDS encoding exodeoxyribonuclease VII small subunit — protein: MTEQQQQQFRPVEELNYEQARDELVEIVKILELGQMSLDESLNYWERGEELAAYCEKYLDGASTRIEKALEHRKDAEDDTA
- the glpX gene encoding class II fructose-bisphosphatase — protein: MSAEANINSSVSSSPEAPDRNLAMELVRVTEAAALASGKWVGRGQKESGDGAAVDAMRQLINSVNMNGVVVIGEGEKDEAPMLFNGEQVGTGHGPAVDIAVDPVDGTTLMAEGRPNAISVIAAAERGSMYDPSAVFYMEKLAVGPDAVGVVDIEAPVAHNIKAVAKAKGTVPGDITVVVLDRPRHLDLIKDIREAGAKVRLIGDGDVAGAVAAAQDYRTNSVDIMMGIGGTPEGIITACAMKCMGGEIQGKLWPKDEAERQKALDAGHDLDQVLTTNDLVSSDHCYFVATGVTNGDMVRGVSYRKNSAVTRTLAMRSKSGTVRYIESVHQLQKLQEYSVLDYTRR
- a CDS encoding TetR/AcrR family transcriptional regulator; translation: MNDRPTLSHYPVEGAAKPDLEKMGLRERKRRETYLRIEDEATRLFLEKSYDEVTLEEICEAAVVSRRTFFNYFQSKDHVAVGTVPPSLTDEDYEKIATFTVPEGMSMTGAILSIMAQRHIDHAEAMGIQSINPELSALISQRRIEILRRNPTLGLSKLNSFEKIRARLADALLRNFEAHPEHRSLPDSPPQEEARISVVAIIVSLWTSSTLVPERPEAHLTRDTVQSTVDKLYTIYSSMTDDKLFPAAPTDH
- a CDS encoding class II fumarate hydratase; translation: MSDQEFRIEHDTMGEVKVPAKALWRAQTQRAVENFPISDRPLESAQIRAMGMLKAACAQVNKDRGLLTNEQADAIISAAKEIAEGKHDAEFPIDVFQTGSGTSSNMNTNEVIASIAKANGVEVHPNDHVNMGQSSNDTFPTATHVAATVAAVDDLIPGLKVLQESLAKKASEWEHVVKSGRTHLMDAVPVTLGQEFGGYARQIEAGIERIEATLPRLGELPIGGTAVGTGLNTPADFGANVTAELIKLTGVDALKEAKNHFEAQANRDGLVEFSAAMRGVAISLNKIANDIRWMGSGPLTGLGEIHLPDLQPGSSIMPGKVNPVLCETATQVAAQVIGNDAAVAFGGANGHFELNVFIPVMARNVLESAKLLANTARQFATRLVDGIEPNEERMRTLAESSPSIVTPLNSAIGYENAAKVAKTALKEGKTIRQTVIDMGFVDGEKLTEEELDKRLDVLAMANTDRD
- a CDS encoding 4-hydroxy-3-methylbut-2-enyl diphosphate reductase; its protein translation is MTSTHSAENIKTASQEPSSEQSAKRVLLAAPRGYCAGVDRAVETVEKALEKFGAPLYVRKEIVHNKHVVKTFEDQGVIFVDETTEVPKGSNVVFSAHGVSPLVHQEARQLELKTFDATCPLVTKVHQEVKRFARQGYQIILIGHHGHEEVEGTAGEAPDVVHLVDGKEDVDALDFPENTKLIWLSQTTLSVDETMHTVKLLREKYPHIQDPPSDDICYATQNRQVAVKAIAPQVELMIVVGSQNSSNSKRLVEVALQHGTKNAYLVDYANQVDLAWLEGVTSVGVTSGASVPELLVRGVLELLAEQGYDDVEEVTTATEDLIFSLPRELRPARTQTQQA
- a CDS encoding DUF4245 domain-containing protein; the protein is MLNGIMAGVRIEKPRVFQSAKDMVLSLGVLLLAMFLVVGFTGLCSVKPGGPDQSGPVHEVDVDNILHMDAQALNFPIRIVTMPDGWVPNSQRRTQVAKQTSVLTGWVIDGDKYISLTQTPADLKDAMHPDDDYRDEVRIENIGGKQWHVLEGDDVRPLWVADNGDVRFILKGMATDDLMRTAAEHTVEAQPVEKAHS